TCCGCTGCGGCCGCAATCAAGTCAGCCATGGCTTGTGTCGGCCTCATTACGCCCTGTTCAAAGTGAATAAGAGCCATGACGACGTCCAAGCCTGGCTCAAGTCCACTACCTCCGTACCTAACGCGTTCTTACCCTGCGCTGCCGCGGGGTGCCCGATCAGCGCGGACAACCCCCGGGTTGACCTGCGTCTGTGCTCGAACCACCGCTACCAGCTCGCTGCCAGACGCAGCCGCGGAGAGATCCTCGACGAGCAGAGTGCCCTCCAATGGCTATCGGACCCCGTGGACCCTCCGTACATGCTCAGGATCGGCCGATTGAGTCAGCGAATGCAAACCGAAATCCGGTACGTCATCCAGGCTCACCTCGACCTCCACCAAGGGCCCTTGCAGGTCAGGACCTATCGGAATTTGATCAACAAAGGCGCCAAGTGGAATTCCGAATCCCTCCTTGCCACCATCGAGCGGACTGCAGGAACGGTCAACGCGAACAGCCGGTCGGTGTACCGCTTCATCCGCGAAGTCCTTGTCAAGCAGAAACGCCGCCATGAGGGCTACGATCTCTACAGTGAAAACCTGATCTACCTCAACGACCTCAACCTGCGCACGACGGCCTCGAGCAGGCGGGAAATGTTTGAGAAGCCCCCTTGGACCTGTCCCGGATTACGCAGCCCTGGCTCCGCGAAGGCTACCGAAACTGGCTGCTGACCATCTTGCCCACACGAGGGAATGTCCTGACCGGATACCGCATCGCTGTCCTAGCATCGGAAGTCCTCGCCCGGCATTGCTCCGATCGCGGACACGATCCACGCCTTCTCGGGCCCTCCCATATGAGCGCGATCATCAACGTGATGAACCAGCAATGGCCCAACTACGGCGGTGCCAAGGGCGTCTTCCGTCTTTGGCGACACATCCTGGAATCCGGGCACCGCACCAGCATCTGGGACCACGTTCCCCGCGCCTTCAGCTACAACCCTCGCCTCCACAAACCCCCAACCCACTTCCGCACCTACCGTGAGGACAACGACCACGGCCGGGCGCTGCCGGTGGCCGCCGTCGCACATCTGCGCAACAATCTTCAAGGCCTCACCCCCTACCGCAACAGAGACATGGCCATAGCCATGCTGGCCGTGCTCATCGACACAGGCCGACGCCCCAACGAAGTGGTCAGTCTCCACCGGGGCTGTCTCCAGCGCGACCGGCACGGCGACTGGATACTTGTCTATGACAACCACAAAGCAGGACGGCTGAACCGCAGACTCGCAATTCAACAGGAAACCGCTGAGGCCATCACCAACTGGCTCGACAGTAGGATCAACGGTCCCGTGGCTGAATCCCAATGGCTGTTTCCCAGCCCACAGCCCACCAGAACGGATACGTGCGCCAGCTACGGACTGCTCTATGGCGCCCTGCGGCGGCTTATCCACGACGTCCCGACAATGGAAGGGCCCATCAAAGACCTCCACGGCGTCCCGGTCGACTTCAGTTTTGACGAGGTCCGTCCTCACGATTTCCGCCATTCCTATGCCCAGAGACATGTCGACAACGGAACCGCCCCGGACGAACTTCGGGATCTACTCGATCACGAAGACGTCCGCACCACCATGGGCTACTACCAAGTCAACGACACCCGCAAACGTGCCGCTGCAAACCTCCTCGCCCCTCTCACCTATGACCGAAACGGCGACAAAATAGGCCTCTCACCCGGGCGGCGCGGCCTCGCCTCCATCGCAGTGCCCTACGGCGGGTGCACCGAGCCATCCAACGTCAAGGCTGGCGGCAACGCCTGCCCCATCCGCTTTCAATGCTCCGGATGCACGTTCTACCGCCCAGATCCCTCCTACCTTCCCGATATCGAACGACACCTCGTGGAGCTGAAAACCAACGCAGCCCAAGCCCGCCGCCTCAACGCCCCGCCCTACGCCATCGCGAACTTTGACGGCCAAGTAGACGACTTCAAGCAAATCGTGGACCGCATGCGCACCGACCTTGCCCTCCTGCCAGAACCCGACAGACAGGCAATCACCGAGGCGGCAACCATCCTGCGAACATCCCGGCTAATAGCGCGACCGGGCCAGCACCTCCCTCTGACCGTCAAGGATCGATCATGACAAGAATGGAGGGCGCCCCGTTCGCAAATATGGTCGCAGCTCGTCAGCGGGAAGCCGACAGAAAACAGGCCGCCACGGCATCTGCCATCAACAGATTTCTCTTGGACGGGACACTCATCAGCATCACAGCCGTTGCGGGTGCCGCAGGCGTCAGCCGCAACTTCATCTACTCCCACGAGACCCTTCTGCACCAGCTCGAAGCCGCCCGCCAGACCCAGGCCGATGCCCGCACCCCAGGACAAAAACTCCCGACGAACGGCGCCCTCGGGCGAACAGCACTTCAGACGGAAATAGCGCTGGCGCATCAGACCATCAAACGGCTCCGCCAAGATCTTGCCGAACTGAAGAAGCGGCATGAGCACTGTCTCGGGGAACAAATCTGTGCGGCGGATCCAGCGGAAGAAACTTCCCTGACGACTGCTGAGAACCTTGAACTTGAAGGGCTCACCGAGAATAACCGACTCTTGACTCAGCAGGTTAAGACACTCAGCCATCGCATTGATGACCTGCTTGACGACCTCACCGCCGAACGCCGAGGGACGATTGCCTAAACTGCTGCGCCCTAGAGCTTGGATTCGTGGCGGGGCCTGAGCCTTAAAGACCTGAACCGGTGCGGGTGTTGTGGATAACTGGCGGAAGATTCGCACTCATGCCATTCTCTTGCCCTGCCATGAGTGCAGCCGTTTGAATACCTAGCGCATGAATTCAGGCTGTCGGGGGCAGACCCGTTGCCGGTGAACATGAACGGCCTCGCCAGGGCGCTGCTCAGGCGATCTGCACCATCGCGTTGTAAAAGGCATGGATGAGTACCCCTGGCAGTATCGATCTGTACCGGATGGTAGTGACGGCCGCCACCGCTCCGAAACCCCCGGCTAGAACCACATTAAGGCCGTTGTAGGGTGCGTGTGCAAGTCCAAAAGTGAGGGTACTGACGAGAGATATGACTACCAAGATCACGAGCCCAAGAGTCTTGTTGAGGTATCTACGCGTAGCACCACTATTGACGGCGAAAACCGCTAGCGCGATGGGACCACGAAAGAGCGTCTCTTCCCAGAGTGGGGCGTGGAAGAATCCGTGGACAGCCTGGATGAATGGCGTAGCCTGTGCAATTGCGAGCAAACGATCGTCGTCAGGTGACGCGGCCCAGCCTGCCGGGAGTGGAAGGTGTGAGAGCCAATTGTTTAAAGCGACAAAGACTGTGATGGTTGCTACGCAGATGACAAGTAGCTGTGAGATTTCGGAACGGGTGTACTTGCGTACGCCCAGTGCGATTGCCACGGATCGAAATACGCGAACGGTTTTTCGCACTCCGTATTTTAGGTCGCCGTTCGACATTGCATCCTTATTGGATCCAAGTTGAAGTGCCATGACTAGCAAGGGGGAGACCACGATAAAGACAAGCGCCATCGAGATGCTTGAACCGAGGTCCTCCGGTTTGACGTGGATCCCGGGAGAGCGGCTAGCGGGATGTGAATCAGCAGTCCCAGACCAACGAACGCTGGAAGCGCCAAAAATGGGGCCAGTATCCATGCCAAGCTGGTCCCTAAACGGACCAGCTTAATCTTAATCTGCTGCAAACTCACTAGTGCCCTTCGGGAACTCCACCGTGGTGTAGTCGTGTCTTGATAGAAGATGGGACGGAAATGCACGTAAGGCCGGCTGACGTTGTTCGGAGGATCTTGCTAGCTGCCTTGAGGAAGAGCCGTCTGCCAGGAAAATGATAGCTGTGCCCAGCCGAGGCGGTGTGCAAGCGAAATTCGGCAATTGCGCGGCCATGGGCCGAACACTTACTCAACCACGGGCATCGACAGCACAGGGATCAGTCAGAATCGCTATTTGACCTTGGCGGTGCAGTGCCGGGCATTTTCGACGTGTCACGCCGGGCAAATCGGATTTAACCTGAAGAATACTGTCCGCTGCGGCAACCGTCTAAAGCATAGCGACGGATATTTCACTTTTCACAAGCCACGCGCAGATTGACGGGAATCAGTTCATTTCATGTGTGGCTGAGGATCTCGCTCACATCGGCGAGGACTTTGATGTTCGATCATGCTGGATTTCTTGGTGACAAGGTTACAGTTCTGCTCCTGCGATGGCTGAACAACGAAGTATTCAAGTGGACTGGCGAGATCGGTGGTTGTGGGCGCGTCTGGATGGTTGGTTGATGGGTATGTTTCGCTGGAGGGCATGGTGGCTTCATGGGTGAGAATCAAGGCAGATGAATTCTCCCGGTGTTTCGCCAGAGTCGATTGAAGCTTTTGTTCCGTGTGGTGCATG
The Arthrobacter alpinus genome window above contains:
- a CDS encoding tyrosine-type recombinase/integrase, encoding MSAIINVMNQQWPNYGGAKGVFRLWRHILESGHRTSIWDHVPRAFSYNPRLHKPPTHFRTYREDNDHGRALPVAAVAHLRNNLQGLTPYRNRDMAIAMLAVLIDTGRRPNEVVSLHRGCLQRDRHGDWILVYDNHKAGRLNRRLAIQQETAEAITNWLDSRINGPVAESQWLFPSPQPTRTDTCASYGLLYGALRRLIHDVPTMEGPIKDLHGVPVDFSFDEVRPHDFRHSYAQRHVDNGTAPDELRDLLDHEDVRTTMGYYQVNDTRKRAAANLLAPLTYDRNGDKIGLSPGRRGLASIAVPYGGCTEPSNVKAGGNACPIRFQCSGCTFYRPDPSYLPDIERHLVELKTNAAQARRLNAPPYAIANFDGQVDDFKQIVDRMRTDLALLPEPDRQAITEAATILRTSRLIARPGQHLPLTVKDRS
- a CDS encoding DUF6262 family protein, translating into MTRMEGAPFANMVAARQREADRKQAATASAINRFLLDGTLISITAVAGAAGVSRNFIYSHETLLHQLEAARQTQADARTPGQKLPTNGALGRTALQTEIALAHQTIKRLRQDLAELKKRHEHCLGEQICAADPAEETSLTTAENLELEGLTENNRLLTQQVKTLSHRIDDLLDDLTAERRGTIA
- a CDS encoding CPBP family intramembrane glutamic endopeptidase → MAIALGVRKYTRSEISQLLVICVATITVFVALNNWLSHLPLPAGWAASPDDDRLLAIAQATPFIQAVHGFFHAPLWEETLFRGPIALAVFAVNSGATRRYLNKTLGLVILVVISLVSTLTFGLAHAPYNGLNVVLAGGFGAVAAVTTIRYRSILPGVLIHAFYNAMVQIA